TATATTCCGGTAGTTATTTCCTTTTTGTCTGTTAAGACAGGTTTACCCATATTGGGTATACTTGATAGCAAATTAATTTTCTCAGCAAGGCTTTTGTCTTTTTTTTCCTTATAAAAACGTTTACAATTTTTATCCCTTTTTCCTGTTTTGCAGCAGGCGCTATCGAACATAATTTTTGCTATCATATCGAAGTCCAGTTATTTTTCCGCTTTTTCCATAGCATCGACGAAAAAATTGACAGCGTCCTGCATAGTTAAAATTACCGTACTTCTATATAATTCTCCCATAATAATTTTTATTACTTTTTCATCTATTCCATTTATTCGTAAATTATTTTCAAATGTCTTGTTGTGTGGCATACATCATTTTTCCTTAAAAGGCATCCAGATATTATAATTACAGCCAATGGATAAAATTCTTCTTTTTTTATCCCGGTTTCCGACGAAATTTGCTGTTACCATTAAAATATTCCGGTAATATAATATAATAAATTATTCATAAAAGCAACGCCTAAAATTTAGCGAATCCCCGGGTCGAAGGCGAAGTGCATATTCAAAGACAGGTTTATTTCTTTTTTAACGGTTGAAAAAGCTTTTTTCCTATAATCGGTAACCAGAATTCAATTTTATTATTATGGTATACTTCCATTTCCGGACCAAAATCATGTTCATATTTTGACGTTGGTAGCCATTCTTTAAAAGCGTACATCTCACAATCAAAAAGGGCATTAATTTCAGTGCAATTTTTTGAAAAAACTGCCCATTTAAATGATGCAACGTTATATATCTCGAGATCCTTCATACCATCACATTTACATGGATATTCAACAGATATAAAAAAATAAAAATTTCTGTTATCAGGATCTTTCTCCGTACATGAAAGCCCTATGTGTGTACCATTTGTTATCGGACATCCATGAATTTCCCTAATCTGATTCAATTTTTTTATCAGACCGCTTTCATGACTCTTTTTCCAAAATTCCGAAAATTGTTCCAGTTTCGTAATATACATTTTTCTGCCAATTATCGAGAAATTATTTTTTTGTTCGATCCTGACATTAACCATCTTTAACTCCCAATAAAGAATTACTCCTAGCGTACAAGCGTTTTGAACATATTATCCGCCGTACTGCCGGGAATCACTCTTTTTGTATTGCCGAGAAAACATGATATGATGAGTACAAATAACTCTATGAATATTGTTACATACATTTCCACAGACTGCCGTAATAATTATTTTATGCACAATATTTTTTCCATACTGATTTACGGGATAATGTTACATGATTTTTTTCAAGGCTGTCAAGCAGGTGTAAATGCAGCGATCATTATATTTTTCAATTGAAGCAGTGCAACACCAATGATCATAATTTCTAAACAGGATAGACTTATTATAAAATAGCAGCTACAATGACGGCAGGAATGAAAATACGAAAAAAATCCTGTAAAATCTGCAGAAAAAACCTGAATGAAAATTGGCTTGGTTTTCATGCAGAAAATTTTGAAACGATTAAGTGTTTTTTCTCTGCCTACGGCCGTCTGGACGGGGACTGGATAGCTGTTTCAAAGAAAGTCGTACAATGCCGGTCCTGCGGTGGTATATACCTCGCCACATTTTTTGAAGAAAAAGACATAACGGGTGATTTTGACTCC
This Spirochaetales bacterium DNA region includes the following protein-coding sequences:
- a CDS encoding effector binding domain-containing protein gives rise to the protein MVNVRIEQKNNFSIIGRKMYITKLEQFSEFWKKSHESGLIKKLNQIREIHGCPITNGTHIGLSCTEKDPDNRNFYFFISVEYPCKCDGMKDLEIYNVASFKWAVFSKNCTEINALFDCEMYAFKEWLPTSKYEHDFGPEMEVYHNNKIEFWLPIIGKKLFQPLKKK